A genome region from Brassica oleracea var. oleracea cultivar TO1000 chromosome C2, BOL, whole genome shotgun sequence includes the following:
- the LOC106325138 gene encoding protein LSM12 homolog B: MNPANATATEAGGGDEYEVGKTYEVKLTTGIEFKGIVLAYDSDPHVIIFQEGTSRGNCKSMTTRTVNASFISKANLIGKCKDPLDSNKKKCFVDLNGLLEKEAIAIRKIESIGVGVTAEAQKIFDALSKTLHVKWENKDMVIMEDVRICSPYHSDFVTGGTRAANDRIKKVLNNVREKLQLSSDT; this comes from the exons ATGAATCCAGCGAATGCGACGGCGACCGAAGCCGGAGGCGGTGACGAGTACGAGGTGGGGAAGACGTACGAGGTAAAGCTGACGACTGGAATCGAGTTCAAGGGGATCGTCTTGGCATACGACTCTGATCCACACGTCATCATCTTCC AAGAGGGAACGAGTCGGGGAAATTGTAAATCGATGACTACACGGACGGTGAACGCGAGTTTCATATCCAAGGCCAATCTCATTGGGAAGTGTAAAGATCCGCTGGATTCGAACAAGAAAAAGTGTTTCGTTGATCTCAATGGACTCTTAGAGAAAGAGGCAATCGCTATTAG GAAAATCGAGAGCATTGGTGTTGGCGTTACCGCAGAGGCGCAGAAGATCTTCGACGCTTTGTCTAAGAC GCTTCATGTAAAGTGGGAAAACAAAGACATGGTGATAATGGAAGATGTGCGTATTTGTAGCCCTTACCATTCTGATTTTGTCACTGGAGGAACTCGTGCTGCCAATGATCGTATAAAGAAAGTG CTGAACAACGTGAGAGAGAAGCTGCAACTTAGTAGTGACACATGA
- the LOC106326752 gene encoding uncharacterized protein LOC106326752, whose amino-acid sequence MGRYSYSQPSSSSHSPDLTSLLEAEGEVYAAEAEITRWNAEAIDWEPSPEGDDGIPRTCYCGSEPVHGYSQTPKDPYRCYITCPNADDRDCHVWKWWDMAVEEELREFQRELNGVKGEANQREQKLLRLEKQVSKFTKKKSGAKLMVFSLVLGLVLLIVLGILGKDSKDWGVRALFL is encoded by the exons ATGGGACGATACAGTTACAGCCAGCCTTCTTCATCCTCACACTCTCCAGACTTAACCTCCCTCCTTGAAGCCGAAGGTGAGGTGTACGCGGCTGAAGCTGAGATTACTCGGTGGAATGCAGAAGCCATTGACTGGGAACCATCACCAGAGGGTGATGATGGCATCCCGAGGACATGCTACTGTGGTTCAGAGCCAGTTCACGGATACTCCCAAACTCCAAAAGATCCATACCGATGTTACATAACGTGCCCCAATGCCGATGATAGAGACTGCCACGTCTGGAAATGGTGGGACATGGCGGTGGAGGAGGAGCTGAGAGAGTTTCAGAGGGAGCTTAATGGGGTTAAGGGTGAAGCGAATCAACGTGAGCAGAAGTTACTCCGTCTTGAGAAGCAAGTTTCCAAGTTCACAAAGAAGAAATCAGGAGCTAAGCTAATGGTCTTTAGCTTAGTGTTAGGGTTGGTGTTGCTTATTGTGCTAG GAATACTTGGAAAGGATTCAAAGGATTGGGGCGTACGTGCTTTGTTTCTTTAA